The genomic segment gtcaCCCCCTGTTTGAGGAGCCCACTGCAATCCCTGGGCTGTCATTCCAAGGCTGGGGTCACACCCCTGGCTGGGGCATTCACTCCATGCCTGGGGGTTCATTCCCTGGGGGAATTCCCTCTGTGTCTGAGCTCTCACCCCCTCTGGGGTCTCACCACCCCCTGCCCCGCAGGCAGAGATGCCACCAGAGCGTTTGCCAGCGGCGACTTCACCCCGGCGGGGCTGGTGGACACCGTGTCGGGGCTGTCACCcgcagagctgctctccatccaCCGCTGGCTGAGCTTCTACAGCGACAACTACGAGCCCGTGGGTaggtgtcacctgggggtgAGCTCATGCACAGCCCGAGGTTCTCAGCCCTGAAAGGaaccagctggagctgcagccaagCCAGACCTTCAAGGTCTGCTCCCCTCCCATGGAAAGTTCAATAGTTtccccacctggctgctgtcctgccttGATTGTGTCTGCCAAGCAAAAAGCATGGAGACAGCCTGAGATCACCAGGACTCAGGAGATTGtaggagcagcagtgcagggaagctGTTTTGGGAAATGAGGTGCATGGGTGGGAATGGATTCTGGGTTGTGCAGCTGAAACTGGCTTTGGTTTTCAGATCTGTAATGAGTCTGTGCCTGAGCTTATCCTGCATCGATTTATTAATGTGGGTAAATTGCTGTGTGAGCCAAGGGTTGAAGGGATGTAAGCTCAGTTTGGTTCTAAAATTGGGCCATGGTGAcatctccttttatttttgtctttaaataacaaattaaaaataaaaccccaccaGAACTATGCATTTTCCTTGCCTGGAAAAACTGTGGTGTTAATtgatctcctctcccagggaaGCTGGTGGGCAGATTCTACGATGAAAATGGGGCACCAACAGAAGCCCTGAGGGAAGTTGAGGCTGCCATTGAGGAAGCTCTCAAATTCCAAGCAGAAAGTgagcagaggaagcagcaaTTCCCACCCTGCAACTCTGAATGGAGCTCTGCTAAAGGCACCCGGTTCTGGTGCTCCAGACAGAGGTAAGCTTGTCCCCTTTGGAGCAGAGGCTTTCTTTGGGTGCCCTGTGCTTTGTTCTTGCCTCTCCTGGCAGGAGGGCTGTGGGAAGatgtcctggctcctgctccatGCTCCATGGGTGGGTGAGGTCTGTGACCTGgcccaggctgtgtgtgcagtggtGCTGCCAGGGCCGCAATGTGCCAGGCAGGGACTCTCCCTGTCTGAATTCACTGGGTTGTTCAGGtgggaaaagccctctgagagcaccaagtccaaccattcccccagcactaACCTGTGCCCCCAAGtaccacatccacacagcttctAAATccctgcaggggcagggactccaccactgccctgggcagctgtgtcAGTGCCTGGCTACCTtttccataaagaaattttccccaatatccaacctaaacctcccctggtgcagctggaggctgtttcctcttgtcctgtcccttcttccctgggagcagagcccaacctTCACGTGGCTTCAGACTCCTGTCAtggagttgtagagagtgagaaggacccccctgagcctccttttctccaggctgagcctctTCTGTTACACTGGAATCAAAGAATTTACCACATGTGCACCTGATCCTCCTGTTCTCagcaaaacagcacagaaacccCAGTAGGATGGGGATTCAAACAGGTTCTGTCACCTATCAGGAATACAAGCTGTAACCTGTGTTTTTTCAGGCAGTTTCACAGCCTGACTCACAGGCTGATACCAAAACACTGGTTAATTTTCACTTAAACCACATAAAAATGAGCTTAAGCTTTGAATAATCGTTTCCTACTTACTTTCCTGTTAGTAGCTATCTCTCAGCTTAGGGACTATTTTGTTTGAAGATGAAACCATTTCACAGACCACACTGCAAAATGCTTGTGCTTCAtgtcagcccagcagcagcactgtgtaCCCCAGGGATCTTCTCTGTGTCACTGAGCTTGGGGACAGCCTTAGGACCAGGTGTCATGTGGCAGTGACTTGTGTAAAAGCTGCAGTGGTCGGGGAACAGGCAGGATTTGGCCCATAGAGACACTTAGACATAGAGAAACatgatgaatttttttgttctgcccCAGTTCTCAAAACCACTGTGGTCAGTCAAGGCACATGAGCCTGGtctactggaaggtgtccctgtctgtggcaggggtggactggatgatctttaaggtccctgccACCCCAAgcctctgtgattctgtgaagatGTGTGGTCACCTGTGAACATTTAGATACCTCCAGGAAAGGcattttgctgtgctgcagaaggcTCTGATTCCTCTCCCAGCAATGGGAACATGGAATGCAGGATTGGTCACTCAGAAGGGTAGAGCCTGTGGCAGCAGTGATGAAACCAGGTTCAGGCCCCAGGTTTCTGAAGCACAGCCAATGGAAAGGTGTCAGCTGTGGGATGGtggctgctgggagcaaagTCTGCCTCAGTGTTGGTTGTTTTCCCAGGTTGTGTTAGGTTCTTTTCCTTGTCATTCTGTGTTGATTGGGAGCGTTTCCCTGGGTTGGGATGGTGATGGATTTCCTTTTGCATTCCCAGCGGGGGCGTGCACAGAGACTGGGCCGGAGTCCCTCGGCAGCTGTTCAGCCCCGGCTGGCAGGGGAGCcgctgtgtgtgtgtcaggagCTCGGgccctccctggggacagccacactcCCAGCACAGCGACAGAGGGGACCTGGACAACCCCCACCTGCGGCAGTACGAGGGCTGCCCTCCCCTGGCCGAGCAGTGTGTGCTCCTCACGGGCTgactgcagggcagggacagtcCTGCACTCAAACCTTGCCCTGCGGGtgggcagctccagcttcaTCCCTTCCACCTGTCCATGCAAAGGGAGCAAGAACAATCTCTTGTTATTTGTGATGCTTTCTAACACATGGAGATGGAGTTGAGAGAAGGAGGAAACACTTCAGCCAGGTTAGGGGCTAAAAAATCAAGGAATGGGatgctttctttatttctgtaggaaatatttttgcaccTGGGAACAAACTGTAAGATACACAGCCTGAATTGTATTTCTGCACATTTCTTGTGCAGTCAGGAAATGGATGTTTGTGTGCACAGGGTGGGACTGTGCTGTGGTTTAAGGCAGCAAGGTCAgtgagcccaggagctgctgcagcatcactgcaCACAGTTCCTGCAGtcctcagggcagtgctgatgCTCCTTCCCAGGCACCTGACTCACTCCAAAGAGTTTAAAGGTAGCAGGGAGAACCCTGAATTTCCTCTGCAGTTACACACAAGCTTTATCAAATTCTTGGAGGAGAGAAGGCAAAGGCCAGAGTTGTATTTCCTCACTCAGTGTTTGCATTAGATACTGTGCCAAGATATTGAAGCCACCTATGATAATTGTTGTTTGATATTAACCTCACTCTCCTGGTCTGTGATTCACCACTTTCAAACTGCTCTGATCAGGAATGAGTAGTTTTAAATAGCTTTCTTTTTATTGCCTGGGTGGCAACAGAACCATCCTACTATAATCTGCCTCCTGTTTCCATTCTGGTGTAAGACTTCCTCCCATCTGGTCTGTACCTCTCAGACTATAACCTGAGCTGGATGTGCCCTTACAAGACCCAGCACTTGTAAAATCCATACTTGCTGTATCACAGCTGGCAGAATTCAGCAGTGTGAGTGACTCCCAGAAATGCAGACAGGTTATTACCCTTTCTGGGTTGGGCTAAAAGGGAGGAAGGAATACCTGCACAGGGTTCAGGCACTACAGACCTCAAGCTGCAGGGAAGCAGTTGCTGGTTTTAAAGGAATCTGCTGTTAAAATCAGTTTTGGTGTAGCTGAGCTTTGAGAGAGATGCAGATCAGGGTCCAGTGGTGGCACAAGTCCCTGCTGAGTTGTGGTCAGTTCTTCTCCTTAAGGCAGCTGCCACCTGTATTTAAGCAGCTGGAAAGTGTTTATAAACTGATTTTTAGCTACCAGCACCTCTAAAGAGAGGCCCAGAATCCAAGTGATCAGTTAGTTAATTATCAAGTTTACAGGAGGCAGCATTCACTCCTGTGCAGTATTTCTCACTGATAAAAGCTcagaggatgctgcagctgTCAGGGATGAAGCCACACAGCAACTTAAATATGTACACACTTGTTGTAACAGGGGGGTGTGAGGGggttgtgtttttattttgggggttttttaccTCTCATCATCCTGAAGAGAAGCTGGGATCACTCACAGGGGAGCAGGATGTGTGGCAGAACCAAACCTCAGCCCTGGGCTTGAGCCGTCTTTGGTGGTGGAGGGAGAAACTCATTTcacacagtgctgcagagcaAGCCTTGTAAAAAGTGCAGGAAAGAGCTGCAAAGCAGCACCTCACTGCCTCCACAACTCTGGCCTTTGCCACATTTAAGAAGACAccactgctttaaaaagaaattgcatttaaagTAGTGAAACCATCCACCCAAATGATTTAAAAGAGCCTTCAAAAGAGCtttttaaagccatttaaaaGTTGCAGCAAATTCCAGACTTTTAAATGCTGTAAGAAGGAGTTTGTGAGGGCACACCAGGCCCAGTGAAGGTGGACCAGCTTGACTTTCTAAGCAAGTTTCATCTTGCTGTAACACTCAATCACTATGCAAATAGTGCTGAGGGGATGGTTTTGATAGCAAGAGCTacacaaaaatcaaataaactgctgcagaaaggcagggcaggaaggtGTTGGTTCAAGTTGAAGTTGGTTGAAAACCAGTTCCCAGCTTATTCCTCAGTTTAGTGTTTGGAAACACTGGAGAGGAGAGTTTGTCTTGCACTGGAATAAGTAATCTATTAAAGCAAACAAGGAGACACCCTCACTGACCTGAAGTGCTCCAAGACTCcagttcagcagctcagctggatTCTCCCATGGTGGAAAAGGGTGGGAAGAAAACAGTGATAGCTACAGAGGCCTCCAGTCCCCAAAGACAGTGCTCTAATAAAGCTCACCATCCATCTGTACTTCATaagttttattaataaaagACTAATGCATCACAATCTCACCCAGAAGTCTTGGCTGGGTTTGCTATTGCACtgaagttttccttttcctgaagtgaagctgcagcagctctctgctctcccaggggctgagctgcccccAGTACACAAGTGGGTGCACCAGGTGTTGGTAACTTGAACTGATGGACTCCATGAAGCAGCTCTGGCCCGTGGGGAGCTCGGGTTTGTTTCACAAGACTGATTCTAGGTAAGTCTAGTATAAGGCATTCGAGATGACTACATGGTACAAACTAGAACACCAGACCTCGACAGCCAAAACAACAGTTGTAGCAGTTCCACAACATGGACTCATTTCAGAACAAAGAATAAAGTTGCTGTGCCCAATTGGGTGTTGTATCCCTGGTTTTCTTGGTTTGTAAGGATGAGCTTGCAGAGGGGCAGCTACTACAGGAGCAGATACTTCCTTAGCAAGGTTTCACCTCACGATGCATCATCTAGTACTGTGTTTTATTACAAGTAGAATCATTacacaacaaagtaatgcatattggaaaaatacatttttacaacGACTCCAGACAAACATTGCAGATAAAATGCCATTGTTCTAAGACTTCCTTTTCTATTTCACAGAGGGTATTAGAAGGTTCAGTTATTTCTGTCACTCATacaagcttttatttttttagatgAGTTTGCTGCAGTGACCACCTCTGTTGGTTACAGAAAAGAGGACTTGCCTATTAACATTTGATCTACAAAACCATCCAGCTTTGCCTTTCATACTGTTACATGTTAGTTTATAAGCACTACATGAGCAGTTGGACAAGCTGTTATCTCCAGCATGGGAAGTCATTAAGGCATCTGTCAGCTTTTAGCCAGCAACTTACTCTGCTCTGTTAGTACCTTGAACAGCAACATTCTCACTCCACTCACTGGTGTGAAACAGTGACTGCACTTTTTACAGACAAAAAATTTCAGCCAGACCATGGTTTGTGCTTGTGTAAGTGCTGGACCATGGTATTTGCTCTTGTAAGAGTGCTGGATGACTGCATCAAAAGGAATCCAGTCTCAGAACAAAAAGCTACAGCATGAACCACCCAACTCCCCATGCAGCCCTGCTGAAGTGCCTGAAGCCTCCTGTGaagcagcacttccagggacacAAATTCATTTTCCATCTAACCTTTTGTTCAGTGCTTGGCAGACTTGAGTTAATATATACACTAAAAGTAGGGgtgagaggggtgggggggttgGTAACAACTGTATTATGCTACAAAAAGGGAAGAGCAGTTTAGAGTTAGAAATGTGTTGACCACCACTACATTACCAAGTGCCTCATTCACATTTGTACCCTGTAGTGGAGCATTGCCagcaaaactcccaaaaaatatcTCAGTGGTCTGAGAGTTCAGACCAACACTAGGCAGAGTGTGTGAGGGATTGAGTCCCACCAGTTGTCTGGTGGGGTCAGCTCCTCAGCTGAACTAGAAAAAAACTAACTTGGGTTTTGGTTCAAGTTGTGAGCTTTTCCCCTTTAGCTCTGGCAGAAAGCTATTTAGAGTTGGCTGGAAGGAAACTATCTCAAAGGCACTTTAAAAGGATCAAATTTGCTGAATTTAAGTTGCTTTAAATGACACCTCAGGCTGTATATTTAACAATAACCTCAGCTTTCCTTTCAGACTTCAGTCAGTAGGCTGGGACAGTTCTGGCTGCAAACAGCAAACCAGGAGCACTACAGATGGCTTCCCAGATCTTGCCCACAGTTTCACAGTTATAATCAATATCCTGTTTTTTAGAAGAGCAGCTACTCAGCCTTGACTTGCCATTCAGTTAAACTGAATTTTCACCAGATCCACGTTTTCCATCATTAAAAAGCTTGCTTAATCTGTTAGAGCTGAGCTCCCTGTTCCCTTGTCCTTACATCAGAGAAGCCACTGAA from the Catharus ustulatus isolate bCatUst1 chromosome 22, bCatUst1.pri.v2, whole genome shotgun sequence genome contains:
- the LOC117005999 gene encoding neuferricin, whose protein sequence is MWRGAAAGLLCLAAAWLLSRGFEPRARLLRAAELRRYRGAPGEPGLYLALLGRVFDVERGRKHYGPGGAYSGLAGRDATRAFASGDFTPAGLVDTVSGLSPAELLSIHRWLSFYSDNYEPVGKLVGRFYDENGAPTEALREVEAAIEEALKFQAESEQRKQQFPPCNSEWSSAKGTRFWCSRQSGGVHRDWAGVPRQLFSPGWQGSRCVCVRSSGPPWGQPHSQHSDRGDLDNPHLRQYEGCPPLAEQCVLLTG